A part of Planococcus sp. MB-3u-03 genomic DNA contains:
- a CDS encoding Yip1 family protein, with amino-acid sequence MVREERIRSERGVNPFTDIWLRTRETVRFVIERKSFKFIILLIVLTGFASGLIGMMNERSSDMPPWAAILQALVTGPIGSAFGYFLGAAILVLVGRLFKGTATYQEMFKALVTAQIPQIWLLPLLIIWVLASPETFLADRTDVEGNPIVVIMSIVMAVVSIWTFVIVCKAVGEAHRVSSWKGFFIVVLPGIIITIIVLIIVFVLFASFFSEFF; translated from the coding sequence ATGGTAAGGGAAGAGCGAATCAGAAGCGAGCGCGGGGTGAACCCATTCACCGATATCTGGCTGCGCACGCGGGAAACCGTCCGTTTCGTCATTGAACGAAAATCATTCAAGTTCATTATACTGCTCATTGTCCTCACGGGCTTTGCTTCGGGTTTGATCGGGATGATGAATGAACGCAGCTCCGACATGCCACCCTGGGCTGCCATTCTACAGGCGTTGGTGACCGGGCCGATCGGCAGCGCGTTCGGCTATTTTCTTGGAGCCGCGATCCTGGTGCTTGTCGGCCGATTGTTTAAAGGGACGGCGACGTATCAGGAAATGTTCAAGGCGCTGGTCACGGCCCAAATCCCGCAAATTTGGCTGTTGCCGCTTCTCATCATCTGGGTGCTGGCATCACCCGAAACCTTCCTGGCTGACCGGACAGATGTGGAAGGAAACCCAATCGTCGTCATCATGTCCATCGTGATGGCGGTCGTCTCTATCTGGACATTCGTTATCGTCTGTAAGGCGGTAGGCGAAGCGCACCGCGTGTCGTCCTGGAAAGGTTTTTTTATCGTCGTGCTGCCGGGAATCATCATTACGATCATCGTTTTGATTATCGTCTTTGTGCTGTTCGCTTCATTCTTCAGTGAGTTTTTCTGA
- a CDS encoding histidine kinase N-terminal 7TM domain-containing diguanylate cyclase, protein MHSPLMVYLTLICMSTVFILFLLIYVFRKRHNYPEIARYFLLYTAAIGIYCFGAGMALTAATLGQMKFWTVIQYIGMPLSAPLGLLFIMRYLGINVTRAGFWSLLIVPFITLLMVITNDWHGLHYRVFEADPVMGMPFIYQEIGTWYAVHGLYIFSCMFVAFILLLSKWKDTARTYRRQLIALLFGQLLPMLTSFLYLVGVTPSGLDPVPMVLWLSSLLYFWAISSSTLFAIMPVAKDIIFNNIKDGVIVLDKSHRLIEFNRAAKNNFPLLDQPMYGMEFQRIWPRLTGERFPVELGSMADGQEVQAVIGHSERIYQISASTMKHGGSSEGLLLIFTDVTELKKLQQQLEHQAFYDELTQVYNRRAFLRQCEQDFAAAKGSSDPFSVILMDIDHFKAINDTHGHDIGDQVLVHIARICRNKLQQGQIFARYGGEEFVLALKGVTVGQAEQVGNELRGYLQSHPLVTAEGMISATVSIGVAQSKDGSLQQLLKKADLALYAAKQNGRDQVAVYKEIMESIK, encoded by the coding sequence GTGCATTCCCCGCTGATGGTATACCTTACCTTAATTTGTATGTCGACTGTATTTATCCTGTTTTTACTTATATACGTTTTCCGCAAGCGCCATAATTATCCGGAAATTGCTCGTTATTTCCTGCTCTATACCGCGGCAATCGGCATCTATTGCTTCGGTGCCGGTATGGCGTTGACTGCAGCGACACTCGGTCAGATGAAGTTTTGGACTGTTATCCAATACATCGGCATGCCGCTCTCTGCCCCTTTGGGTTTGCTGTTCATCATGCGCTACTTGGGAATCAACGTGACGAGGGCTGGGTTTTGGTCCTTATTGATCGTGCCGTTCATTACCTTGCTGATGGTCATCACCAACGATTGGCATGGGCTGCACTACCGTGTATTTGAAGCAGATCCCGTAATGGGCATGCCGTTTATCTACCAGGAAATCGGGACCTGGTATGCTGTCCACGGCCTATATATTTTCTCCTGCATGTTCGTGGCTTTTATTCTTTTGCTTTCGAAGTGGAAGGATACGGCACGTACCTATCGTCGGCAGCTAATCGCTTTATTGTTCGGGCAATTGCTGCCGATGCTGACTTCCTTTCTGTATTTGGTTGGCGTGACGCCGAGCGGCCTGGACCCGGTTCCGATGGTGCTATGGCTATCGTCTCTTTTATATTTTTGGGCGATCAGCTCATCGACCTTGTTTGCGATTATGCCGGTGGCGAAAGACATCATTTTCAATAACATCAAAGATGGCGTCATTGTGCTTGATAAGTCCCACCGGTTGATAGAGTTTAACCGGGCTGCGAAAAACAATTTCCCGCTTTTGGATCAGCCTATGTATGGCATGGAATTTCAAAGGATATGGCCGCGCCTGACAGGGGAGCGGTTTCCTGTTGAATTGGGGAGCATGGCAGATGGCCAGGAAGTTCAAGCAGTAATCGGGCATTCGGAGCGCATCTACCAAATTAGTGCATCGACCATGAAGCATGGGGGCAGCAGTGAAGGCTTACTGCTTATTTTCACAGACGTGACCGAATTGAAAAAACTGCAGCAGCAATTGGAGCATCAAGCCTTTTACGACGAACTGACACAAGTTTATAACAGACGCGCTTTCCTGCGGCAATGCGAACAGGATTTTGCAGCCGCTAAAGGGAGTTCCGATCCTTTTTCAGTCATTCTCATGGATATCGATCATTTTAAAGCGATCAATGATACTCATGGACATGACATAGGCGACCAAGTGCTTGTCCATATCGCGCGAATTTGCCGAAACAAATTGCAGCAAGGGCAGATTTTTGCCCGATACGGCGGCGAGGAGTTTGTTCTGGCGTTGAAAGGAGTTACAGTGGGGCAAGCGGAGCAAGTAGGCAATGAACTAAGGGGCTATTTGCAGTCGCATCCACTCGTCACAGCCGAAGGAATGATTTCAGCCACAGTGAGCATAGGCGTTGCCCAAAGCAAGGACGGAAGCTTGCAGCAGCTTTTGAAGAAAGCGGATCTTGCCCTTTATGCAGCAAAGCAAAACGGAAGAGATCAAGTAGCTGTATACAAAGAAATAATGGAATCCATTAAGTGA
- a CDS encoding ABC transporter substrate-binding protein — translation MEKKIRQLFYFFIAFGIVLLAGCSSDNTESGGGTASEDEKSGGTLVYGRGADSVSLDPINVTDGESIRVTHNIYETLLEYDHNLELQPKLATEYSSSEDGLTWTFQLREGVKFHDGTDFNADAVVFNFERWMDPENPYHEGDFPYYPFLYGGFKGDENHLIESVTATGEYELEIVLKRKTAPFLSYLAISMFGIASPAAIEQHGAGIGENPVGTGPFKFEEWNRNNTIALSKNEDYWMEGKPYLDQVIYQVIPENSARLNALQTGEIDIVDGMNASDTTIVEDTEGIELIKRPSFNIGYMAFNMEKEPFDDPLVRKAINMAIDKEEIVDAFYNGLADPATSPLPPSLWSHDESLEKYDYNIEEAKKLLAEAGFEDGFTTELHTMSNPRPYLPEPMKIAEAIQSDLAEIGITAEIVSSEWATYLEDTKNGKHSMAMYGWTGVMADPDNFLYPNLSKTNAEVPAQNIAFYKSDEFTSLITEARETIDQDKRTELYQEAQQLFQEDAPWVMLAYTTPPLAQSDYVEDYNPHPMSNDLMTDVYLSN, via the coding sequence TTGGAAAAGAAAATTCGTCAATTATTTTATTTTTTCATCGCATTCGGAATCGTATTATTGGCTGGATGTTCCAGCGACAATACGGAAAGTGGTGGCGGCACTGCATCTGAAGACGAGAAAAGCGGCGGGACCTTGGTTTATGGGCGCGGCGCCGATTCGGTCAGTTTGGATCCGATCAATGTGACAGACGGCGAATCGATCCGGGTCACGCACAATATATATGAAACACTCTTGGAGTATGACCATAATTTGGAGCTTCAGCCGAAACTCGCGACTGAATACAGTTCGAGCGAGGATGGTTTGACTTGGACATTCCAGTTGCGCGAAGGCGTGAAGTTCCATGACGGCACCGATTTTAACGCAGACGCCGTCGTCTTTAATTTCGAGCGCTGGATGGATCCGGAAAACCCGTACCATGAAGGGGATTTTCCTTATTATCCATTCCTGTACGGCGGGTTTAAAGGAGACGAAAACCACCTGATTGAATCAGTGACAGCGACCGGCGAATACGAACTTGAAATTGTATTGAAGAGAAAAACCGCACCGTTCCTTAGCTATTTGGCGATTTCCATGTTCGGGATTGCAAGCCCTGCAGCGATCGAACAGCACGGCGCTGGCATCGGCGAGAACCCAGTCGGAACCGGCCCGTTCAAGTTTGAGGAATGGAACCGCAATAACACCATCGCGCTGTCCAAAAATGAAGACTATTGGATGGAAGGGAAGCCTTATCTCGACCAAGTCATCTACCAAGTCATTCCCGAGAACTCTGCTCGCTTGAATGCTTTGCAGACTGGGGAAATCGATATTGTGGACGGGATGAATGCAAGCGATACGACGATTGTTGAAGACACGGAAGGCATTGAGCTGATCAAACGGCCAAGTTTCAATATCGGCTATATGGCGTTCAATATGGAAAAAGAGCCATTCGATGACCCCTTGGTGCGAAAAGCCATCAATATGGCCATCGATAAAGAGGAAATTGTCGATGCCTTTTACAACGGATTGGCAGACCCGGCAACAAGCCCGTTGCCACCGTCTCTCTGGAGCCACGACGAATCGCTGGAGAAATACGATTACAATATAGAAGAAGCGAAAAAACTATTGGCGGAAGCTGGCTTCGAAGACGGCTTTACAACGGAACTGCATACGATGAGCAACCCGCGCCCGTATTTGCCAGAACCGATGAAAATTGCGGAAGCGATCCAATCGGACTTGGCTGAAATCGGCATCACGGCAGAAATCGTGTCGTCGGAATGGGCCACTTATTTGGAAGACACAAAGAACGGCAAGCACAGCATGGCCATGTATGGCTGGACTGGGGTTATGGCCGATCCGGACAACTTCCTGTATCCGAACCTCAGCAAAACAAACGCCGAAGTGCCGGCACAAAACATCGCGTTTTATAAGAGCGACGAATTCACGTCCTTAATTACAGAAGCACGTGAAACGATTGACCAGGACAAGCGGACAG
- a CDS encoding ABC transporter ATP-binding protein, translating into MSALLDIKGLHVHFPVKKGLLQREKSYVKALNGIDLQVQKGETLGIVGESGCGKSTLARSIVGLQQPTAGEILFHGKDYADASAKELHDMRRNVQMIFQDPYTSLNPRMKIGDSIAAPLKAYKKTERLESRVKELLELVGLNPDTHYDKLPHEFSGGQRQRVGIARALALEPELLICDEPVSALDVSVQAQVINLLQDLQKQLGLTYVFIAHDLSVINHLADRVAVMYLGKVMEKSEKGAFYTKVQHPYTQSLLSAVPVPDPLLERGRERIVLKGELPSPANPPSGCVFHTRCPMATERCKNEVPALEPRGLSGQEVACFYPLVEKQPADAPKDPLYV; encoded by the coding sequence ATGAGCGCATTATTGGATATCAAAGGGCTGCATGTCCATTTCCCCGTCAAAAAAGGCTTGTTGCAGCGCGAGAAAAGCTACGTCAAAGCGCTGAACGGCATCGACCTCCAAGTCCAAAAAGGCGAGACACTCGGCATCGTCGGCGAATCGGGCTGCGGAAAAAGCACACTCGCGAGAAGCATTGTCGGCCTGCAGCAACCGACAGCGGGTGAAATCCTATTCCATGGAAAAGATTACGCAGATGCGAGCGCCAAAGAACTTCATGATATGCGGCGCAATGTCCAGATGATTTTCCAGGATCCCTACACCAGTTTGAATCCGCGCATGAAGATCGGGGATAGCATAGCGGCGCCGTTGAAAGCCTATAAAAAGACCGAGCGGCTGGAATCGAGGGTCAAGGAATTGCTTGAACTCGTCGGATTGAACCCGGACACGCATTACGATAAACTGCCGCATGAGTTTTCTGGCGGTCAGCGGCAGCGTGTCGGCATTGCCCGCGCCCTTGCCCTGGAGCCGGAACTGCTAATCTGCGATGAGCCGGTCAGTGCACTCGATGTTTCGGTGCAGGCGCAAGTCATCAATTTGCTTCAGGATCTGCAGAAGCAATTGGGCTTGACCTATGTTTTCATCGCGCATGATTTATCCGTCATCAATCATTTGGCCGACCGTGTGGCTGTCATGTATCTAGGAAAAGTGATGGAGAAATCGGAAAAAGGCGCGTTCTATACAAAAGTCCAGCATCCGTATACGCAATCCTTGCTGTCGGCAGTGCCGGTTCCCGACCCGTTGCTCGAGCGCGGCCGGGAACGCATCGTCTTGAAAGGCGAGCTGCCGTCGCCGGCGAACCCGCCAAGCGGCTGCGTATTCCACACAAGATGTCCCATGGCCACCGAACGCTGCAAAAATGAAGTGCCGGCACTCGAACCGAGAGGGCTCTCGGGCCAAGAAGTCGCCTGTTTTTATCCACTTGTCGAAAAACAGCCGGCTGATGCGCCGAAAGATCCGCTATATGTATAG
- a CDS encoding YdeI/OmpD-associated family protein, protein MEIDNMLGARSRQELREWLEKNSASAKFCWVLIGTKERPEGIPYLDAVEEALCFGWIDGITKKTADNRLVQRLSPRRKKSNWTELNKERIRRLEKLGLMTEQGLNILPDMRPESFTIDPEIEARLKEDPQVYENFLNFPELYRRIRIDNIQGYKSYDRELFDKRLEKFIENTRANKMYGQWNDNGRLLDD, encoded by the coding sequence ATGGAAATTGACAATATGCTTGGCGCGCGTTCCAGGCAGGAATTGAGGGAGTGGCTGGAGAAAAATTCGGCTTCGGCGAAGTTTTGCTGGGTACTGATCGGGACCAAGGAACGGCCAGAAGGGATCCCTTATTTGGATGCCGTGGAAGAAGCCTTATGCTTTGGCTGGATTGACGGTATCACGAAAAAGACAGCCGATAATCGATTGGTCCAGCGGCTTTCACCGCGTCGGAAAAAGAGCAATTGGACCGAATTGAACAAAGAGCGCATCAGAAGGCTGGAGAAGCTGGGTTTGATGACAGAGCAGGGGTTGAACATCCTCCCCGATATGCGGCCTGAGTCGTTCACTATCGACCCCGAGATTGAAGCGCGCCTGAAGGAAGACCCGCAAGTCTATGAAAACTTCTTGAACTTCCCTGAACTATACCGCCGGATCCGTATTGATAATATACAAGGATACAAAAGCTATGACCGCGAGCTTTTCGACAAGCGCCTGGAAAAATTCATTGAGAATACACGCGCCAATAAAATGTACGGGCAATGGAACGACAATGGGCGCTTATTGGATGACTGA
- a CDS encoding ABC transporter permease — translation MFTKKTNLLALAMLLIVALAAITASFWLPFSPAAISPEQRLTGPSGAHWFGTDDFGRDIFSRTIVAARVSLSVGVIVAVLSTVIGTVIGLISGYFRKVDFVLMRIIDGFLAFPALILALALVAALGGSITNIIIALTLAFFPVMARVVRSATLQVKNQSYIEAAQTTGSSHAVIIAKYVLPNILSPVIVQSTFIFAKAILAEAALSFLGVGVNPSTPTWGNMLQEAQIYVTIAPWYSIFPGLAIVITVLALNLLGDGLRDSFNPHQAKRKRKTKLA, via the coding sequence ATGTTTACTAAGAAAACGAATTTGCTGGCGCTGGCGATGCTATTGATCGTCGCGCTTGCGGCCATCACCGCAAGTTTCTGGCTGCCTTTCTCGCCGGCCGCGATTTCCCCGGAACAGCGCTTGACCGGCCCTTCAGGGGCGCATTGGTTCGGCACGGATGATTTTGGCCGCGACATTTTCTCGCGGACCATCGTCGCGGCCCGGGTGTCCTTGTCTGTCGGCGTCATCGTTGCGGTGCTGTCAACGGTAATCGGCACAGTGATCGGCTTAATCTCCGGCTATTTCCGCAAAGTGGATTTCGTGCTGATGAGAATCATTGACGGCTTTCTGGCGTTTCCGGCACTCATCCTTGCGCTTGCGCTGGTTGCAGCACTTGGCGGCAGCATCACCAATATCATCATCGCTTTGACGCTGGCGTTTTTCCCGGTCATGGCGAGAGTCGTCCGTTCGGCGACGCTGCAAGTGAAAAACCAATCCTATATCGAAGCGGCCCAGACGACCGGATCGAGCCATGCGGTGATCATCGCCAAATACGTATTGCCGAATATTCTGTCCCCGGTTATCGTCCAAAGCACCTTCATTTTCGCGAAAGCGATTTTAGCGGAAGCGGCGCTCAGCTTTCTCGGCGTGGGGGTTAACCCGTCAACGCCGACCTGGGGCAATATGCTGCAGGAAGCACAGATCTACGTGACCATCGCGCCTTGGTATTCCATTTTCCCAGGCCTTGCGATCGTCATCACTGTTCTGGCTTTGAATTTGCTCGGCGATGGGCTGAGGGACAGTTTTAATCCACATCAAGCGAAACGCAAGCGCAAAACCAAACTTGCCTAA
- a CDS encoding ABC transporter permease has protein sequence MLNYTIRRLLSVIPVMLVVSVIVFMIVHLTPGNPAFLILGEDSSPEAIADLERELGLDQALYVQFFNWFAQVITGDLGTSVYSSQSVTSLIAENFGPTFSLMALSTVILLVIAIPVAILIVALRKTVLDPIFTSVSLFGVSVPEFWLATLLVLGFGVALPIFPVAGYVPFAEGADAWLHHILLPSFVLAIVEVGIIARMLRDSMLDSVNQDYIKTARAKGVKEREVLMRHVFINALIPTTTVLGATVAGLLGGTVIIETLFTIPGIGQLLVDSIHRRDYPVVQGIVLFIAGIYVFVNLLVDLLYTFLDPRIRYD, from the coding sequence ATGCTGAACTACACGATTCGCCGGCTGTTGTCGGTGATTCCCGTCATGCTGGTCGTCAGTGTAATCGTCTTTATGATCGTGCATCTGACTCCCGGCAACCCGGCGTTCCTCATTTTAGGGGAGGACAGTTCACCGGAAGCGATTGCTGATTTGGAGCGTGAACTGGGCTTAGACCAAGCGCTTTATGTCCAATTCTTCAATTGGTTTGCACAAGTCATCACGGGGGATCTCGGAACCTCCGTTTACTCTTCGCAATCGGTGACCTCGCTGATCGCCGAGAATTTCGGGCCGACCTTCAGCTTGATGGCGCTGTCGACGGTGATTTTGCTCGTCATTGCCATTCCGGTGGCGATCCTCATCGTCGCGTTGCGCAAGACTGTCTTGGACCCGATTTTCACATCGGTTTCCTTGTTCGGCGTATCGGTCCCGGAATTCTGGCTCGCGACGCTATTGGTGCTCGGCTTCGGCGTCGCGCTGCCGATCTTTCCGGTGGCCGGTTATGTGCCGTTTGCGGAAGGGGCGGATGCATGGCTTCACCATATTTTGCTGCCATCGTTTGTACTGGCGATCGTTGAGGTGGGCATCATCGCCCGGATGCTGCGCGACAGCATGCTCGATTCGGTCAATCAGGATTACATCAAAACGGCGCGCGCGAAAGGCGTAAAGGAACGTGAAGTATTGATGCGCCATGTCTTCATCAATGCCTTGATCCCAACGACCACGGTGCTCGGCGCTACAGTGGCCGGCTTGCTCGGCGGCACAGTCATCATCGAAACTTTGTTCACGATTCCGGGCATCGGCCAGCTCTTGGTCGATTCCATCCACCGCCGCGATTACCCGGTCGTACAGGGAATTGTGTTGTTCATTGCCGGCATTTATGTGTTCGTCAATCTATTGGTAGATCTGCTGTACACATTCCTCGATCCACGCATCCGCTATGATTGA
- a CDS encoding ABC transporter ATP-binding protein — translation MLQVENLHVHLDTPGGLVKAVDGVSFSIQKGETIGIVGESGSGKSVLAHSLMKLNPEPPAKYPEGTIHFEGQSVLEMGKTELRKLRGNDIAMIFQDPMSSLNPVSKIGKQLIEAIQAHQKRPKQQAREKAIELLEDVGIADAKARMNSYPHQFSGGMRQRVLIAMALASNPKLLIADEPTTALDVTIQAQVLDLLKGIQEKYGTAILVITHDLGVVAHLADRILVMYAGKIVESGSAEDIFYRTSMPYTWSLLRSVPVIREGGPERLIPIDGQPPSLIDRPAGCAFEPRCPFARDACRQVDPPLEHREGNHSAACILSSNEFEEQKKQLEGVLIT, via the coding sequence ATGTTGCAAGTAGAAAATCTTCATGTCCATCTTGATACACCGGGCGGCCTCGTGAAAGCAGTCGACGGCGTGTCCTTTTCCATCCAGAAAGGGGAGACCATCGGCATCGTCGGGGAGTCGGGGAGCGGCAAAAGCGTGCTTGCCCATTCCTTGATGAAGCTCAATCCGGAACCGCCTGCAAAGTATCCGGAAGGCACAATCCATTTTGAAGGCCAATCGGTGTTGGAAATGGGCAAAACGGAACTTAGGAAACTGCGGGGCAATGACATCGCCATGATCTTTCAGGATCCGATGTCGAGTTTGAATCCCGTCTCCAAAATCGGCAAGCAATTGATCGAAGCCATTCAAGCCCATCAAAAACGGCCGAAACAGCAAGCCCGCGAAAAAGCGATTGAGTTATTGGAAGACGTCGGCATTGCCGATGCCAAAGCACGCATGAACAGCTACCCGCATCAATTCTCGGGTGGGATGCGCCAGCGTGTCTTGATCGCGATGGCGCTTGCTTCCAACCCGAAATTATTGATTGCGGATGAGCCGACGACGGCGCTCGATGTCACCATACAGGCGCAAGTTTTGGATTTGCTGAAGGGCATCCAGGAAAAATACGGCACGGCCATTCTCGTCATCACCCACGACCTCGGCGTCGTTGCCCACTTGGCTGACCGCATCCTGGTCATGTATGCCGGGAAAATCGTCGAATCGGGAAGTGCTGAAGATATCTTCTACAGGACTTCGATGCCATATACGTGGTCGCTCTTGCGTTCGGTCCCGGTCATCCGGGAAGGCGGCCCGGAGCGGCTCATCCCGATCGACGGGCAGCCGCCGAGTTTGATCGACCGGCCGGCGGGATGCGCGTTCGAACCGAGATGCCCATTCGCACGGGACGCATGCCGGCAAGTTGATCCGCCGCTGGAGCATCGCGAAGGCAATCATTCGGCAGCGTGCATTCTTTCAAGTAATGAATTCGAAGAACAGAAAAAGCAATTGGAAGGGGTGCTGATAACATGA
- a CDS encoding DUF4256 domain-containing protein, with protein MCAGKKQLTEEQSRNLLETLKQRFEQNEQRHEKMGWDNVLLKLDENPENLEVLHQMEETGGEPDVIGYEAETGMFLFCDCSKESPAGRRSLCYDRAALESRKKNKPESSAVDRAAEIGIELLTEDQYRLLQKLGEFDLKTSSWLETPQEIRERGGAIFGDCRYGQVFVYHNGADSYYAARGFRGILKV; from the coding sequence ATGTGTGCCGGTAAAAAGCAATTAACCGAAGAGCAAAGCCGAAATTTGCTCGAAACCTTGAAACAGCGCTTTGAACAAAACGAGCAGCGCCACGAGAAGATGGGCTGGGACAATGTCCTGCTGAAGCTGGACGAAAACCCGGAGAACTTAGAGGTTTTGCATCAAATGGAAGAAACCGGCGGCGAACCGGATGTGATCGGCTATGAAGCAGAGACCGGGATGTTCTTGTTTTGCGATTGTTCAAAAGAAAGCCCTGCAGGACGCAGAAGCCTTTGCTATGACCGGGCGGCGCTTGAATCGCGTAAAAAGAACAAACCCGAAAGTTCGGCAGTCGACAGGGCAGCTGAAATCGGCATTGAATTATTGACAGAAGACCAGTACAGGCTCCTTCAGAAATTGGGAGAGTTCGATTTGAAGACTTCGAGTTGGCTCGAGACGCCTCAGGAAATCCGGGAACGAGGCGGGGCGATTTTTGGCGATTGCAGGTATGGTCAGGTGTTTGTTTATCATAACGGAGCGGATTCCTATTACGCCGCAAGAGGGTTCAGGGGAATTTTAAAAGTGTAA
- a CDS encoding LURP-one-related/scramblase family protein gives MKQLYIKQKVFSLSEKFTVKDEQEQDQYFVEGSFLKIPKTFSILDAENQEIGLITKKTFSFLPTFFVEVDGQEAVMIKKEFTFLKPRYAIEAEGIDVQGNWWEMTFDILRHGQVIGSVSKQWLSWGDTYQVDILDETMEHLIISLVVAIDCVKADQAAAASS, from the coding sequence ATGAAGCAACTCTACATCAAACAAAAAGTGTTCAGTTTGAGCGAGAAGTTCACAGTGAAAGACGAACAAGAACAGGATCAGTATTTCGTGGAAGGCAGTTTTTTGAAAATACCGAAGACCTTTTCGATCTTGGATGCAGAAAACCAGGAAATCGGGCTTATCACGAAAAAGACCTTCAGTTTCTTGCCGACTTTCTTTGTGGAAGTGGACGGGCAGGAAGCAGTCATGATCAAGAAAGAGTTCACTTTTTTAAAGCCGCGCTATGCCATTGAAGCGGAAGGTATCGATGTTCAGGGGAATTGGTGGGAAATGACCTTCGATATCCTTCGGCACGGACAAGTCATCGGTTCGGTAAGCAAGCAATGGCTCAGCTGGGGAGACACGTATCAAGTAGACATCCTCGATGAAACGATGGAGCATCTGATCATTTCGCTCGTCGTGGCCATCGATTGCGTAAAAGCGGACCAGGCAGCGGCTGCTTCAAGCTGA